The following proteins come from a genomic window of Rickettsiales bacterium:
- the fliM gene encoding flagellar motor switch protein FliM: MADEESNLPANEEEAAAAWGDMATGGDDAEAAAAEGWGDTGAGGAGGDDRVLDQSEIDMLLGFEAEDDGDNNTGIHAILDRALMAYEKMPMLEVVFDRLVRMLSSSLRNFTSDNVDVSLDSMTSLRFDDYLNSIPLPALLVVFRAVEWENFGIITVDSSQIYSTVDVLFGGRRSQKPVRIEGRPYTTIEQDIVRKMVEIILSDMSQAFDPISPVTFQYDRLENNPRFATITRPNNAVLLVRLRVEMEDRGGIIELLLPHTTLEPIRDMLLQMFMGEKFGQDTAWERHFGTEMRQTDMDVEVVLDEMKLPLGDVVNLKVGNTMMLETKPGEEARVKCGGVELSTGKIGRVGDTVAVSLSQSIRKKLEELNV; this comes from the coding sequence ATGGCAGACGAAGAGAGCAATTTACCCGCAAATGAAGAAGAGGCTGCCGCCGCTTGGGGTGATATGGCTACGGGCGGTGATGATGCAGAAGCTGCTGCTGCCGAAGGTTGGGGTGATACCGGTGCCGGTGGTGCTGGTGGTGATGATCGCGTTTTAGATCAAAGTGAAATTGATATGCTCCTCGGCTTTGAAGCGGAGGATGATGGCGATAATAATACCGGTATCCATGCGATTCTTGATCGTGCGCTTATGGCGTACGAGAAAATGCCGATGCTGGAGGTCGTGTTTGACCGTCTCGTGCGTATGCTTTCCTCTTCCTTGCGTAATTTTACGTCCGATAACGTGGATGTCAGTCTTGATTCGATGACGAGTTTGCGTTTTGATGACTACCTGAATTCGATTCCGTTACCGGCGCTTTTGGTTGTATTCCGCGCTGTGGAGTGGGAAAATTTTGGGATTATCACGGTTGATAGTTCTCAGATCTATTCGACGGTTGATGTATTATTTGGCGGTCGCCGTTCGCAAAAACCTGTGCGTATTGAAGGCCGGCCTTATACGACGATTGAACAGGATATCGTGCGTAAGATGGTGGAAATTATCTTGAGCGATATGAGTCAGGCGTTTGACCCGATATCGCCCGTGACATTCCAGTATGACCGTTTGGAAAATAACCCGCGCTTCGCGACGATTACTCGTCCGAATAATGCGGTCTTACTCGTGCGTTTACGTGTCGAGATGGAAGACCGTGGCGGCATTATCGAATTATTGCTCCCACATACTACGCTAGAGCCGATTCGTGACATGCTCTTGCAAATGTTTATGGGCGAGAAATTCGGTCAAGATACGGCGTGGGAACGTCACTTCGGTACAGAGATGCGCCAAACGGATATGGATGTCGAAGTTGTGCTGGATGAAATGAAACTCCCGTTGGGCGATGTGGTGAATCTCAAAGTCGGTAACACGATGATGCTAGAGACAAAGCCCGGTGAGGAAGCGCGCGTGAAGTGTGGTGGAGTCGAGCTTTCAACAGGTAAAATCGGTCGGGTGGGTGATACGGTTGCCGTCTCTTTAAGCCAATCTATCCGTAAGAAATTAGAGGAATTGAACGTATGA
- a CDS encoding flagellar basal body-associated FliL family protein, with amino-acid sequence MADDEGTGNDEVELDDEDEEGGEQGKKKLLFIIIGVVVLLLAAGGAAFFMMGGEEEPTKEEVALAEDGTLADSAEGLAEAAKGPQVPVFYDVPEFLVDLNTSDRRKSSFLKMKVSIELASQADVKTLEAYMPRVRDNFITYLRELRASDLSGSAGLYRLREELMLRINQAIAPAKVNNILFKEIIVQ; translated from the coding sequence ATGGCTGACGATGAAGGTACAGGTAACGACGAAGTCGAACTGGATGACGAAGACGAAGAAGGTGGTGAGCAGGGTAAGAAGAAATTACTCTTTATAATCATTGGTGTTGTGGTTCTGTTGTTGGCTGCCGGCGGTGCCGCTTTCTTTATGATGGGCGGTGAAGAAGAACCCACGAAAGAAGAAGTTGCTCTTGCAGAAGATGGAACGCTTGCTGATTCAGCCGAAGGTTTGGCTGAGGCTGCTAAAGGGCCGCAAGTGCCTGTCTTTTATGATGTGCCAGAGTTTTTGGTGGATCTTAATACGTCAGATCGTCGTAAGTCGAGTTTCCTGAAGATGAAAGTGTCGATTGAATTGGCGAGTCAGGCCGATGTGAAGACTCTGGAGGCTTATATGCCGCGTGTGCGCGACAATTTCATCACTTATTTACGTGAATTGCGTGCGAGTGATTTATCAGGCTCTGCTGGGCTTTATCGCCTGCGTGAGGAGTTGATGTTGCGTATTAACCAAGCAATTGCTCCTGCAAAAGTGAATAACATTCTGTTTAAAGAGATTATTGTCCAATAG
- a CDS encoding DUF6468 domain-containing protein, producing the protein MTVLIAKLLIDSLMVVLLVATIFYCVMVSRRIRVLQDSREEFAQLITKFDETTKRAQESIDDLQKVGKKVNESLNERLDKANFLADDLAFMIEKGNKVADKVDNTLPRADRTDGNSVIAPKREPMIGRNKKKDNAAKESLMRAAGRGKKQDKVDSVLERLGDKQAAAQPRRSRASARLRSKAEQDLQDALKSGNE; encoded by the coding sequence ATGACGGTACTTATTGCAAAGCTGCTAATTGATAGTTTGATGGTTGTGTTGCTGGTTGCGACCATTTTTTATTGTGTGATGGTGAGTCGTCGTATTCGCGTGCTTCAAGATAGCCGCGAGGAATTTGCGCAACTGATTACGAAGTTCGATGAGACGACGAAGAGAGCGCAAGAATCGATCGATGACCTGCAAAAAGTGGGCAAGAAAGTCAATGAATCACTCAATGAGCGTCTCGATAAAGCGAATTTCTTGGCGGATGATCTCGCCTTTATGATTGAGAAGGGCAACAAGGTTGCTGATAAAGTGGATAATACGCTACCTAGAGCCGATAGAACGGACGGAAATAGCGTCATTGCACCAAAGCGCGAGCCAATGATTGGCCGCAATAAAAAGAAAGATAATGCTGCGAAAGAGTCGCTAATGAGAGCGGCAGGTAGGGGTAAAAAGCAAGATAAAGTTGATTCTGTATTAGAGCGTTTAGGCGATAAGCAGGCCGCTGCGCAGCCGCGACGCTCACGTGCGTCGGCGCGTTTGCGTTCGAAGGCGGAACAAGATTTGCAAGATGCATTAAAGTCAGGGAATGAATAA
- the flgG gene encoding flagellar basal-body rod protein FlgG translates to MRSLNIAATGIQAQQTHVDVISHNLANMTTTGYKRQRAEFQDLIYENQRRVGTNSSDVGTIVPTGTQFGLGVKTAGVYRNHNQGTVAQTENALDVAMQGRGFFQVELPTGEFAYTRSGAMQRNQDGEIVTIDGYLISPAITIPDDATSISINATGEVEVTIDGQIEPTNLGQFDMATFINPAGLEAIGGNLYKETEASGAPVVGLAGDEGFGSILQGFLEQSNVNPVTEITQLIVAQRAYEMNTKVITASDEMLQQLNQSA, encoded by the coding sequence ATGCGTTCACTTAATATTGCCGCCACCGGAATTCAGGCTCAACAAACTCATGTTGACGTTATTTCTCACAACCTCGCGAACATGACGACGACTGGCTACAAGCGCCAACGTGCGGAGTTCCAAGATCTCATCTACGAGAACCAGCGCCGTGTAGGCACGAACTCTTCCGACGTGGGAACAATTGTCCCGACTGGCACTCAATTTGGTCTGGGTGTTAAAACCGCCGGGGTTTACCGTAACCATAATCAAGGTACGGTTGCACAAACGGAAAATGCATTGGATGTAGCGATGCAGGGACGTGGATTCTTCCAAGTAGAACTTCCAACTGGCGAATTCGCTTACACTCGCAGTGGCGCGATGCAACGTAACCAAGACGGTGAGATCGTCACAATTGATGGCTACCTGATCTCCCCTGCCATTACGATCCCTGATGATGCTACCAGCATCTCAATCAACGCGACCGGTGAAGTAGAAGTCACGATTGACGGACAGATCGAACCCACCAACCTCGGTCAATTTGATATGGCCACCTTCATCAACCCAGCAGGTTTAGAAGCGATTGGTGGCAATCTCTATAAAGAAACAGAAGCCTCTGGCGCGCCGGTTGTCGGCCTCGCAGGCGATGAAGGTTTTGGTTCAATTCTTCAAGGCTTTCTAGAGCAATCCAATGTGAATCCCGTCACCGAAATTACTCAACTCATTGTCGCACAACGTGCCTATGAGATGAACACGAAGGTGATCACAGCATCAGATGAGATGCTGCAACAACTCAACCAATCGGCATAA
- the flgA gene encoding flagellar basal body P-ring formation chaperone FlgA: MKQLMIIMLGLAIGFIIPAIAFASNPWAEHYAKKAEPLPVALPAVADAISTARQQTGIESSITFKEAEKAIAKALKKEGAGETLKVKIIDHSRQKALLTHRAPITFEISDVDYNARELVWSATLYPYESERPLSPIKLEGQYDEVVEVPVLTRRVRRDEIITLADIKWHTVEASRLRADTALQAEQIVGQAPLRTISPNRSVRLAELARPSVVKKSDQVTLQFKNAAMEIKTLGEAMEDGAAGDIIRIRNKDSHQPVHARIIAAGLAEAMPLGVLAQAGGNY, from the coding sequence ATGAAACAGTTAATGATTATAATGCTTGGCCTCGCCATAGGGTTTATCATTCCAGCGATTGCTTTTGCCAGCAACCCTTGGGCGGAACATTATGCCAAGAAAGCAGAACCGCTTCCGGTAGCTCTGCCTGCGGTAGCTGACGCCATTTCAACGGCTCGCCAACAAACAGGCATTGAAAGCAGTATCACCTTCAAAGAAGCCGAAAAAGCGATCGCGAAAGCACTAAAGAAAGAAGGTGCAGGCGAAACGCTGAAAGTTAAAATCATTGACCATAGCCGCCAAAAAGCACTACTCACGCACCGCGCGCCGATCACGTTTGAAATTTCAGATGTGGATTACAATGCACGCGAACTCGTCTGGAGCGCAACCCTCTACCCTTACGAATCAGAACGCCCACTCTCGCCAATCAAGCTAGAAGGCCAATATGATGAAGTGGTCGAAGTCCCCGTACTCACGCGCCGCGTACGCCGTGATGAGATCATTACGCTCGCTGATATTAAATGGCATACGGTCGAAGCCAGCCGTTTACGTGCAGATACTGCCCTGCAAGCGGAACAAATTGTCGGGCAAGCGCCTTTGCGCACCATCTCGCCAAACCGTTCGGTACGGTTGGCAGAATTAGCGCGCCCCTCTGTAGTGAAAAAGAGCGATCAGGTGACGTTACAGTTCAAGAATGCAGCGATGGAAATTAAAACACTCGGCGAAGCGATGGAGGATGGCGCTGCAGGCGATATCATCCGCATCCGCAACAAGGATAGCCATCAACCGGTACATGCTCGCATCATTGCCGCAGGCTTGGCCGAAGCGATGCCACTGGGCGTACTCGCACAAGCAGGAGGTAACTACTAA
- the flgF gene encoding flagellar basal-body rod protein FlgF has product MDNSVYVALSRQMTLFRDMDVTANNIANADTTGYQTEKTMFTDYLVDDGNREDIAFSQDIATYHDLRQGSMNVTGNDLDVAVMGEGYFVVETAAGERYTRAGNFQMDAEGTLVTADGFPVVDDAGQRIQFEAEDRDIRIGENGALFVDGQERATLGLVEFPNRQDLKRMNSTLFESDVPPALAQKSRVLHGTLEKSNVQPVTELVRLTELSRSTGSTAKFIEVMYDLQRKSSQTWTAQS; this is encoded by the coding sequence ATGGATAATAGTGTATATGTTGCTCTCTCTCGCCAAATGACGCTCTTTCGCGACATGGATGTTACGGCAAATAACATCGCTAACGCAGATACAACCGGTTATCAAACCGAAAAAACCATGTTCACGGATTATTTAGTGGATGACGGGAATCGCGAAGACATCGCTTTCTCGCAAGATATCGCAACCTATCACGACTTACGCCAAGGCAGTATGAATGTCACCGGCAACGATCTAGATGTCGCGGTGATGGGCGAAGGGTACTTCGTGGTGGAAACCGCTGCAGGCGAGCGCTACACACGCGCTGGTAACTTCCAAATGGATGCGGAAGGCACGCTTGTGACTGCTGATGGCTTCCCCGTAGTCGATGATGCAGGACAACGTATTCAATTTGAAGCTGAAGATCGCGATATTCGTATTGGTGAAAATGGTGCGCTCTTTGTAGATGGACAAGAACGTGCCACATTAGGCCTCGTAGAATTCCCCAACCGCCAAGACCTTAAACGTATGAATAGTACGTTATTCGAAAGTGACGTGCCGCCCGCTTTAGCGCAGAAATCACGCGTTCTGCATGGCACATTAGAGAAATCTAACGTTCAACCCGTAACCGAACTCGTGCGATTGACTGAACTCTCGCGCAGCACTGGCAGTACCGCCAAATTTATCGAGGTCATGTACGACCTCCAACGTAAATCGTCCCAGACTTGGACAGCACAAAGCTAA
- the flgH gene encoding flagellar basal body L-ring protein FlgH — translation MALIKKAIIILASTTLLSACSNALDRIEDIGKPPALNTVSNPVEKSDYKPVTWPLPEAQAPSREYAGSLWQQGSRHFFRDQRAARVGDIIRVKIEIKDKAELENETSRERKSTESLNAPKLFGLEDVIYGAIPGGQDPASLLSISGSNKGEGKGTVEREEIIETQVAAIVTQMLPNGNMVIKGSQEIRVNFEVREVSVAGVIRPEDIDSDNTIDSTQIAQARISYGGRGQITDVQQPRWGNQVIDILSPF, via the coding sequence ATGGCACTTATTAAAAAAGCAATTATCATACTCGCAAGCACCACCCTGCTTAGCGCCTGTAGCAACGCACTGGATCGTATTGAAGATATCGGCAAACCGCCGGCGTTAAACACGGTCAGCAATCCAGTCGAGAAATCCGATTACAAACCCGTCACATGGCCTTTACCCGAAGCACAAGCACCGAGCCGTGAATATGCAGGATCACTTTGGCAGCAAGGTTCACGTCACTTCTTCCGTGATCAACGGGCAGCGCGTGTCGGCGATATCATCCGTGTTAAAATTGAAATTAAAGATAAAGCGGAGCTCGAGAACGAAACTTCACGTGAACGTAAAAGCACTGAGTCACTCAATGCTCCCAAACTCTTCGGGCTTGAAGACGTCATTTACGGTGCCATTCCCGGCGGACAAGACCCTGCCAGCTTACTCAGCATAAGCGGTAGTAATAAAGGCGAAGGCAAAGGCACGGTCGAACGTGAAGAAATCATCGAAACGCAAGTTGCAGCGATCGTCACGCAAATGCTACCTAATGGCAATATGGTCATTAAAGGCAGCCAAGAGATTCGTGTGAATTTTGAAGTGCGTGAAGTTTCTGTCGCCGGCGTCATTCGCCCCGAAGATATCGATTCCGATAACACGATTGATTCAACGCAAATCGCACAAGCAAGAATTTCCTATGGAGGGCGCGGTCAGATCACCGATGTCCAGCAACCACGCTGGGGTAATCAAGTGATTGATATTCTCTCTCCATTTTAA